Proteins from one Nicotiana tabacum cultivar K326 chromosome 23, ASM71507v2, whole genome shotgun sequence genomic window:
- the LOC142177521 gene encoding glutamate-1-semialdehyde 2,1-aminomutase, chloroplastic: MAAVNGVGISWPSKLTQGQRPKLVFSPSPRRCTPSSSTIKMTASVDEKKKTFTLQKSEEAFSKAKELMPGGVNSPVRAFKSVGGQPIIIDSVKGSRMRDIDGNEYIDYVGSWGPAIIGHADDEVLAALAETMKKGTSFGAPCLLENTLAEMVISAVPSIEMVRFVNSGTEACMGVLRLARAFTGRPKIIKFEGCYHGHADPFLVKAGSGVATLGLPDSPGVPKAATSDTLTAPYNDISAVESLFEEHKGEVAAIILEPVVGNAGFIQPNLDFLAAIRKITKENDALLIFDEVMTGFRLAYGGAQEYFGITPDLTTLGKIIGGGLPVGAYGGRRDIMEMVAPAGPMYQAGTLSGNPLAMTAGIHTLKRLQGPGTYEYLDKITGELTQGILDAGKKTGHAMCGGYIRGMFGFFFAEGPVNNFSDAKKSDTEKFGRFYRGMLEEGVYFAPSQFEAGFTSLAHTSEDIQKTVAAAEKVLKQI; the protein is encoded by the exons ATGGCTGCTGTAAATGGTGTAGGAATTTCATGGCCATCTAAATTGACTCAAGGTCAAAGACCCAAATTGGTTTTCTCTCCATCTCCCCGCCGATGCACCCCATCTTCTTCAACAATTAAAATGACAGCATCAGttgatgaaaagaagaaaactttcACTCTTCAAAAGTCTGAAGAAGCTTTTAGCAAAGCCAAG GAGTTGATGCCAGGAGGTGTAAATTCCCCAGTTCGTGCTTTCAAGTCAGTTGGCGGACAACCTATCATTATTGACTCCGTGAAGGGCTCTCGTATGCGGGACATAGATGGTAACGAGTACATTGACTATGTCGGATCATGGGGTCCAGCTATAATCGGTCATGCAGATGATGAG GTGTTAGCAGCATTGGCTGAAACAATGAAGAAAGGAACGAGTTTTGGTGCTCCATGTCTCCTTGAAAACACTCTGGCCGAGATGGTTATTTCAGCTGTTCCAAGCATAGAAATGGTTCGGTTCGTCAACTCTGGTACAGAGGCATGCATGGGAGTACTACGGCTGGCTCGTGCTTTCACTGGCCGGCCTAAGATCATCAAATTCGAGGGTTGTTACCATGGTCATGCTGATCCATTTCTTGTTAAAGCGGGCAGTGGTGTTGCCACCCTAGGACTCCCCGACTCCCCTGGAGTTCCAAAAGCAGCTACTTCTGATACACTGACAGCACCTTACAACGATATTTCTGCTGTTGAGAGCCTCTTTGAGGAGCACAAAGGCGAAGTCGCTGCTATAATTCTTGAGCCTGTAGTTGGAAATGCTGGCTTCATTCAACCTAATCTAGATTTTCTTGCTGCCATTCGCAAGATCACCAAAGAAAATGACGCACTTCTTATTTTTGACGAAGTCATGACTGGATTTAGGTTGGCATACGGCGGAGCTCAGGAGTATTTTGGAATAACTCCAGATTTGACGACACTTGGGAAGATTATCGGCGGTGGCTTGCCAGTAGGTGCATACGGAGGAAGGCGGGATATTATGGAGATGGTAGCACCTGCAGGACCGATGTATCAAGCCGGGACCCTAAGTGGAAATCCATTGGCCATGACTGCTGGAATTCACACGCTTAAGCGATTACAGGGACCGGGTACATACGAATACTTGGACAAGATCACCGGTGAACTTACACAGGGAATCTTGGATGCTGGAAAGAAGACCGGTCATGCAATGTGTGGCGGGTACATAAGGGGGATGTTTGGCTTCTTTTTCGCGGAGGGTCCTGTCAATAACTTTTCGGATGCAAAGAAGAGTGATACAGAAAAATTTGGCAGATTCTATAGGGGAATGCTGGAGGAAGGTGTATATTTTGCACCATCACAGTTTGAGGCTGGATTTACTAGCTTAGCACACACTTCAGAGGATATTCAAAAGACAGTAGCTGCAGCTGAAAAAGTTCTAAAGCAAATTTAA